The proteins below come from a single Nocardioides eburneiflavus genomic window:
- a CDS encoding ferritin-like domain-containing protein has protein sequence MSDDAKAAKELVETLKDGERGFAEAAEKLRDGEHPEWATTLQRFSEQRAGFWREIVELGHQYGDDVDESGTVAAAVHRGWISLKDALTGDDAEAVLKAALTGEDHAVSEYEDALKMDLSAGFREVVVRQQAAVVAARDEVKALQDAS, from the coding sequence ATGTCTGATGACGCCAAGGCGGCCAAGGAACTGGTCGAGACGCTGAAGGACGGCGAGCGGGGCTTCGCCGAGGCGGCCGAGAAGCTCCGCGACGGCGAGCACCCCGAGTGGGCCACGACGCTGCAGCGCTTCTCCGAGCAGCGCGCCGGCTTCTGGCGCGAGATCGTCGAACTGGGTCACCAGTACGGCGACGACGTGGACGAGAGCGGCACCGTCGCCGCAGCGGTCCACCGCGGCTGGATCTCGCTGAAGGACGCGCTCACCGGCGACGACGCCGAAGCCGTGCTCAAGGCTGCCCTGACCGGTGAGGACCACGCGGTCTCGGAGTACGAGGACGCGCTGAAGATGGACCTGAGTGCAGGGTTCCGCGAGGTCGTCGTACGCCAGCAGGCTGCTGTGGTCGCTGCCCGCGACGAGGTCAAGGCGCTCCAGGACGCCAGCTAG
- a CDS encoding AMP-dependent synthetase/ligase: MTDPDLAPDPDVLAVREQYEARILGLHMPATVRQAADKYGDRPAFSDRFDVPKGETWSTITWTETWELTQQVAAALMDLGVEKGDPVAIMAANRTAHTLADYGAMTAAAVPMSIYNTLAQEQVAFIASESRPVVVVLEDHDRYQRWEKALAEVDSIRHVVMLADADRVDDPRVMTWDDLLARGHDTSGVEERMDRITPDLPATFLYTSGTTGNPKGVVLTHHNVMYEAVSTLDAAGLLGAQRTISYLPLAHIAERVLATYAPPFLGSHVHAIPDPAGLLGALGEVHPTAFFGVPRVWEKIKTGISAKLAEDPDPANHELVTNAMAAGLAWTQAHEHGNEMTPEVEEAYAKADEAILGFLRLLLGLDQVTWAASAAAPMPLEVAKFMGGLGLQVYDVYGMTETTGAFTSNGPGAFKLGTVGRPNPGIEVRLAEDGEILCRGPVNTPGYHLQEQATRNLIDEDGWIHTGDIGTVDEDGFYSIIDRKKELIITSAGKNIAPSNIENYLKESPIIGHAMALGDDRSYVVAILTLDGEIAPLVAAKMGIEFTDLADLSTRPEIRAMAQDAVDKANERLSRPEQVKAWELLADEWTAESEELTPTLKLKRRVVKTKYADVVDSLYAG; encoded by the coding sequence ATGACCGACCCCGATCTCGCACCCGACCCCGACGTCCTGGCAGTCCGCGAGCAGTACGAGGCGCGCATCCTCGGCCTGCACATGCCGGCCACCGTGCGGCAGGCGGCGGACAAGTACGGCGACCGCCCGGCGTTCTCCGACCGGTTCGACGTGCCCAAGGGCGAGACGTGGTCCACGATCACCTGGACCGAGACGTGGGAGCTGACCCAGCAGGTCGCCGCGGCGCTCATGGACCTCGGGGTGGAGAAGGGCGACCCGGTGGCGATCATGGCCGCCAACCGCACCGCGCACACGCTGGCCGACTACGGCGCGATGACCGCTGCCGCCGTGCCGATGTCGATCTACAACACCCTCGCGCAGGAGCAGGTCGCGTTCATCGCCTCCGAGTCGCGCCCCGTGGTCGTGGTGCTCGAGGACCACGACCGCTACCAGCGCTGGGAGAAGGCGCTCGCCGAGGTCGACTCGATCCGCCACGTGGTGATGCTCGCCGACGCCGACCGGGTCGACGACCCACGCGTGATGACGTGGGACGACCTCCTCGCCCGCGGCCACGACACCAGCGGCGTCGAGGAGCGGATGGACCGGATCACCCCCGACCTGCCCGCGACCTTCCTCTACACCTCCGGCACGACCGGCAACCCCAAGGGCGTGGTGCTCACCCACCACAACGTCATGTACGAGGCGGTCTCCACCCTGGACGCCGCCGGACTCCTCGGGGCACAGCGCACGATCAGCTACCTCCCGCTCGCCCACATCGCCGAGCGGGTGCTCGCGACGTACGCTCCCCCGTTCCTCGGCAGCCACGTGCACGCGATCCCGGACCCGGCCGGCCTGCTCGGAGCGCTCGGCGAGGTGCACCCCACCGCGTTCTTCGGGGTGCCCCGGGTGTGGGAGAAGATCAAGACGGGCATCTCGGCCAAGCTCGCCGAGGACCCCGACCCGGCCAACCACGAGCTCGTCACCAACGCGATGGCCGCCGGCCTGGCGTGGACGCAGGCCCACGAGCACGGCAACGAGATGACGCCCGAGGTCGAGGAGGCGTACGCGAAGGCCGACGAGGCGATCCTCGGCTTCCTCCGGCTCCTGCTCGGGCTCGACCAGGTGACCTGGGCGGCCAGCGCGGCGGCGCCGATGCCGCTCGAGGTCGCGAAGTTCATGGGAGGGCTCGGCCTGCAGGTCTACGACGTCTACGGGATGACCGAGACGACCGGGGCCTTCACCTCCAACGGGCCCGGCGCCTTCAAGCTCGGCACGGTCGGTCGCCCCAACCCCGGCATCGAGGTCCGGCTCGCCGAGGACGGTGAGATCCTCTGTCGCGGGCCGGTCAACACCCCCGGCTACCACCTGCAGGAGCAGGCCACCCGCAACCTCATCGACGAGGACGGCTGGATCCACACCGGCGACATCGGCACGGTCGACGAGGACGGCTTCTACTCGATCATCGACCGCAAGAAGGAGCTGATCATCACCTCGGCGGGCAAGAACATCGCGCCCTCCAACATCGAGAACTACCTCAAGGAGTCGCCGATCATCGGCCACGCCATGGCGCTGGGCGACGACCGGTCGTACGTCGTCGCGATCCTCACCCTCGACGGCGAGATCGCGCCGCTGGTCGCGGCGAAGATGGGCATCGAGTTCACCGACCTCGCCGACCTCTCGACCAGGCCGGAGATCCGGGCGATGGCACAGGACGCGGTCGACAAGGCCAACGAGCGCCTCTCCCGCCCCGAGCAGGTGAAGGCCTGGGAGCTGCTGGCCGACGAGTGGACGGCCGAGTCCGAGGAGCTCACCCCGACGCTCAAGCTCAAGCGGCGCGTGGTGAAGACCAAGTACGCCGACGTGGTGGACAGTCTCTACGCTGGTTGA
- a CDS encoding HET-C-related protein — MGDLHRHAEVSRHVIDAMVRIRPQEDYVCVELGNYLTDLSQFRDPFAHMNAKADVWTRATRKGWLGILGFIPVVGTIAVDLILDLGVDLDTWINKLLGEHDPPDRRHGMFAGYMKEAIRGVTHTLFAEGAPKSADLRSRILPQIEGLAPLKEAELDRLFEAHFTQYWPHEHTDMPPYVLYGEHRPRHRAYRRGPRGLSNYLEEYIEYLSESLTKLEVDWKACSNQAQDAPERHEALVRLGKVLHGVEDYFFHSNYCELHLWHSLRRSRPTMTDEAFRTWFVANVRAHWLPQDVEQALKDSIDDTFVPSQAHQLRSFLRRLRYPAYRPVNTVDPDTSLPSLDHLFTAGFDKKDLFHTLAMALESMEAPLSRIQRVEVVVPQAIVEAFQPAARAAQLRDSPLVLVRTIFNHSFRSELGKDGDELDKQLGVHAAQLGSGVYDTSIDQLETKGYLNHTAAASWRRALAIDKDLESFGQNTPGVGGFLMSFFSEAQAELEKSRRTSRRHDLSRAFGEGNVLDERSDNGATGEHVGMHAMQSKDTPRSQPMHEEAKRLARFASMAVASLLVTEVNRTPSTAQGLDWDVILRHYLRFPDGKPAMWESQVLAHYRTNRVDPAYDEIPDRVPTPLASGPQALTRVAKRRGGSKRAELEKRYVKLEERVDRIGNIF, encoded by the coding sequence ATGGGCGACCTGCACCGCCACGCGGAGGTCTCGCGCCACGTCATCGACGCCATGGTGAGGATCCGGCCGCAGGAGGACTACGTCTGCGTCGAGCTGGGCAACTACCTCACCGACCTCAGCCAGTTCCGTGACCCCTTCGCCCACATGAACGCCAAGGCGGACGTGTGGACGAGGGCCACGCGCAAGGGCTGGCTCGGCATCCTCGGCTTCATCCCCGTGGTCGGCACGATCGCCGTCGACCTGATCCTGGACCTCGGGGTCGACCTGGACACGTGGATCAACAAGCTGCTCGGCGAGCACGACCCGCCGGACCGGCGGCACGGCATGTTCGCGGGCTACATGAAGGAGGCGATCCGTGGCGTGACCCACACCCTCTTCGCCGAGGGCGCGCCGAAGTCCGCCGACCTGAGGTCACGCATCCTGCCCCAGATCGAGGGGTTGGCGCCGTTGAAGGAGGCCGAGCTGGATCGACTCTTCGAGGCCCACTTCACGCAGTACTGGCCCCACGAGCACACCGACATGCCGCCCTACGTGCTGTACGGCGAGCACCGGCCGCGGCACCGCGCCTACCGTCGCGGCCCCCGCGGGCTCTCGAACTACCTCGAGGAGTACATCGAGTACCTCTCCGAGTCCCTCACGAAGCTCGAGGTCGACTGGAAGGCCTGCTCGAACCAGGCCCAGGACGCCCCCGAGCGCCACGAGGCGCTGGTGCGCCTCGGGAAGGTCCTGCACGGCGTCGAGGACTACTTCTTCCACTCCAACTACTGCGAGCTGCACCTGTGGCACAGCCTGCGTCGCAGTCGACCCACCATGACCGACGAGGCCTTTCGGACCTGGTTCGTGGCGAACGTGCGCGCGCACTGGCTGCCGCAGGACGTGGAGCAGGCACTCAAGGACTCCATCGACGACACGTTCGTCCCCAGCCAGGCGCACCAGCTCCGGTCGTTCCTCCGCCGACTCCGCTACCCGGCCTACCGACCGGTCAACACCGTGGACCCCGACACCTCGCTGCCGTCGCTGGACCATCTCTTCACGGCCGGGTTCGACAAGAAGGACCTGTTCCACACGCTCGCGATGGCGCTGGAGAGCATGGAGGCGCCGCTGAGCCGCATCCAGAGGGTGGAGGTCGTGGTGCCTCAGGCCATCGTCGAGGCGTTCCAGCCGGCGGCGCGGGCCGCGCAGCTCCGCGACTCGCCGCTGGTGCTCGTGCGCACCATCTTCAACCACTCCTTCCGATCCGAGCTCGGCAAGGACGGCGACGAGCTGGACAAGCAGCTCGGCGTGCACGCCGCGCAGCTGGGCTCCGGCGTCTACGACACGAGCATCGACCAGCTGGAGACCAAGGGATACCTCAACCACACCGCGGCAGCCTCTTGGCGCAGGGCCCTGGCGATCGACAAGGACCTCGAGTCGTTCGGCCAGAACACCCCCGGGGTCGGCGGCTTCCTGATGAGCTTCTTCTCCGAGGCGCAGGCCGAGCTGGAGAAGAGCCGCAGGACGAGCCGCCGGCACGACCTCTCACGCGCGTTCGGTGAGGGCAACGTCCTCGACGAGCGCAGCGACAACGGCGCCACGGGCGAGCACGTCGGGATGCACGCCATGCAGTCGAAGGACACCCCCCGCAGCCAGCCCATGCACGAGGAGGCCAAGCGCCTCGCGAGGTTCGCATCGATGGCGGTGGCCTCGCTGCTCGTGACGGAGGTCAACCGCACCCCCAGCACCGCCCAGGGGCTGGACTGGGACGTGATCCTGCGCCACTACCTCCGCTTCCCCGACGGGAAGCCCGCCATGTGGGAGTCGCAGGTGCTGGCCCACTACCGCACCAACCGCGTCGACCCGGCGTACGACGAGATCCCGGACCGCGTGCCCACCCCCTTGGCATCGGGGCCGCAGGCGCTGACGAGGGTGGCGAAGCGACGCGGTGGCTCGAAGCGGGCCGAGCTGGAGAAGCGGTACGTCAAGCTCGAGGAGCGGGTGGACCGGATCGGGAACATCTTCTGA
- a CDS encoding glycerophosphodiester phosphodiesterase family protein: MRAERASKPRAFDLQAHRGAGLWPQNTLEAFGRALALGVSTLELDVHLTAEDDVVVAHDPALDDARRIRELTRRDLPPTMPLLRQVAALLDERGAHPVRVNLEIKFDAIDASGLTSREAFVARVVDALRIDELVARTSIQCFDWGVLRRVGDTEPRLGRNLLVSPKYLRGTADAPSPWFDGVPVGTDFVHAAAGEGFTAISPVHGSPYTSGVDDPAYRPFTTAALVDAAHCVGLAVVPYVVDDAATMRHLVGLGVDGLITNRPERLREVLAGEGRELPPSFPG; this comes from the coding sequence GTGCGAGCGGAGCGAGCCTCGAAACCCCGCGCCTTCGACCTCCAGGCCCACCGAGGCGCGGGGCTCTGGCCGCAGAACACGCTCGAGGCCTTCGGGCGCGCGCTGGCCCTCGGCGTCTCGACGCTCGAGCTCGACGTCCACCTCACCGCCGAGGACGACGTGGTGGTCGCCCACGACCCGGCCCTCGACGACGCCCGGAGGATCCGCGAGCTCACCCGTCGCGACCTCCCGCCGACGATGCCGCTGCTGCGGCAGGTCGCGGCGCTGCTCGACGAGCGCGGGGCCCACCCGGTGCGGGTCAACCTGGAGATCAAGTTCGACGCGATCGACGCCAGCGGCCTGACCTCGCGCGAGGCGTTCGTGGCGCGGGTGGTCGACGCGCTGCGGATCGACGAGCTCGTCGCGCGCACCAGCATCCAGTGCTTCGACTGGGGCGTGCTGCGCCGCGTGGGCGACACCGAGCCCCGCCTCGGGCGCAACCTGCTGGTCTCGCCGAAGTACCTCCGCGGCACCGCCGACGCACCCTCGCCCTGGTTCGACGGTGTCCCGGTCGGCACCGACTTCGTGCACGCCGCGGCGGGCGAGGGCTTCACGGCGATCTCGCCGGTCCACGGCTCGCCGTACACCTCGGGCGTGGACGACCCGGCGTACCGCCCGTTCACCACCGCGGCCCTCGTCGACGCGGCCCACTGCGTCGGGCTGGCGGTCGTGCCGTACGTCGTGGACGACGCGGCCACGATGCGTCACCTCGTCGGGCTCGGTGTCGACGGCCTCATCACGAACCGCCCGGAGCGGCTGCGCGAGGTGCTGGCCGGCGAGGGACGCGAGCTGCCGCCGTCCTTCCCGGGCTAG